The DNA sequence taaatgaatgaaaattatataaactttttataaacctcatcatcatcactattaATAATCCCAAAGagtcatttgttaaatttgaATAGTATTTACTAGATGAGTAGACATCTGAATCAAGAATAGATGAACAAATAGTGTTGTTTGTCaagctaattttattttttcagaatgacacaatttattattttttggattAATTAGTATTTATCTAAATATTTGGATACAGAAATATCATTACTTATTCTAATAATATGCATTATTTAATTAGTTCACATGTCTTTCAAAATCCcgattcataattttttagttatattCATTCATTTATGTACAGTtttctcatattattttttcctttttaacaGAGAAATATGGAAGTCAACAAAGTCGATGTTGTAATTCAAGTGAAGATTTGTGGTGACTGATCTTTATCGAAATTCTTCTTAATAGTGGTGGTGATGGATGTAGTGGTTGAGATTGTAGGCTAAAATTCGTGATTGTAGGGAAAAAAAAATAGGATTATTCTACAAGTCTATCGATCTCAAGTATTTTTTTGCcttctgcaaaaaaaaaaaaagaagtattTTTCCGCATACATTAATGTGTGTTTACGTACCCTTATTTATAAAGGACCAAGCAATACGGTCATATTtgaaaaatttgcaaaaatatccCTACTttcaaacttattttcaaaaatacaatcGAGATTGGAAATTGGATGGCAACGCTCATTGAAAACAATTGATTTTCATATTACTAGAATAAAAAACAAGGTTGTCTCGTATTAAAAGATTATAAcccaaaaattttaaaagattattATCACATCGCATTATTGTTTTAGTTCATTATTATGAGATGGTAATATCTTAGGAGAGAAGATATTATAATTccatgaaaatataaaaaaagtgttTGCAACACAATCCATGGGATTAATGACCccataaattaaagaaaataatgtaGTTATCCGGaaattataattcttttaacAAACAAACATGGCCCTAGTGTCCTGTATCAAGATCTATGCATTAAGAACGCGTAACTAATTATCCTAAGCTTCAAAACTTCCATAGAAGGATGGGGGCAGGGAGATGAGCAATTATGCAGTACTGCCATTTTTATACATTCTTCAAGTCAAACATTTTGGCGTAAAGAACATAATATTTGAAGCTATGCGCTCGATTAAATTTATACAAGACCATAAGAATGCAAGTTAAataatcttcttcttctcaaagAATGATTTTAGATGCCACACCTGCAGCCCCGAGACAGACAAGCAAATCACAAGTGAAAGCAAACTGAGCCAACTCATACTGGAGTTGGTTGCTGTATTAAGTTTCTGCATCTCTTGTTCCCTGCAACAAGGATCGGACACTATTCAAACAAAGCGAAAGGGATATACAAAGATGCCTAAAGGGGAAAATGTCATTACCTTTCACGAAGATAAAACATTTCTTCATGGACAGATGTGACAGTTTCTAAGAGTTTCTTCACCTCCAATTCCATGGCCTGttaataaagaaaaatgatgCATACCTTAAACAATAATTTGATTTGAAGTTGCGGCTTTGATTAAACCAGTTTTAGATacagattttaaataaaataaaagaaaaaacagTAATAGACAATGACGGCAGGTAAATAAGCTTTCAGCATAAAACCACACACAGATACAGGGAACCCGGGTGCAGTACTTGTTGGCGAGCACTGTAGTAACTAATTAACTAGTCCCAAAATGTAGATGCTCCTATGTTCAAGTCCAGGGTTGTCTATTTAGAAGAGGCGCTTGAGATCTAAATCTACTTACTGTCTACTTGCCCTTTAAACTAATATATACAACTATTACACCACTATTTTCAGGCATCAACATCCTGCAATGTCCCACATATATTTGAATGACATCACAAATCACATTAAAGATATACTGCAGTTGTTTCCATGGTGCTATAGATCTCCTTAAAATGAGTTATTGATGGTTTTCATAATCAAATCACTAAAAGCAACAATGCCGACCATAATATATAGTAGAAACAGAGCTTTTTCTTCAGGGTTATCAAAGTGGGCATCCATTTGGTCTCTAGTCTTTGCTTAAAAATCCATATCATAAAGCAAAATAAACATTTTCGTTAAAAAACAAACCAATTTACGCCAAAAATTTATCAACAAGTTGCCGTAAAACATGCAAACAATCCTACAATTGCTACTTAACACGAAATGCATACACATAAAAAGACCTCTTACATATAGGTCATACAGACAAGGCAACATCCTCAAGACAAGCGAGTTGCTATATAGGCTAATGGCACTCCTAAATTAGCTCAAGATAACAGATTCATTTAATTATTGCTTAAACTTTTAGCGGAAGATAACAGATTCATTTAATCATTGCTTAAACTTTTAGCTAAATGAACTCATTTTCATTCCATATGCAAATGTGTGTGCACGGGTGTGtcagaaagagatagaaaaAGGCTTACATCGACTGAGCCTTTTTTGGCAACATTAGTCCAATCTTTAGCAGCAATACCAGACTTCCATTCAAAATCAACAGTCATTGCAGTAGCAGGCTTATGCTCGACAGCCAAAAAGCAAGCAACATAGTCACCCGACTCCACTGCCTGAAAACTGAATTGTCCAGACTCCACATTGTCTGCAGAATGATAGCTTCTCCCATGTTCAGATGATACCTGCACTCAACACAATGGAAACTATTACCACCAAAACGATCAAATCTCGATCAAAATTTCATTTTCTCTTGCAacacaaatataatcattttcacCCTTTCGATAAATCACAACAAAATCCATAAAGAACCCCTTCTGTTTGATTAAATCAAAAGTCACAGACCATTTCTagatttgaaactaaaaatcaccTCTCCCACCAGAAAAGATCAATTCTTGGTCATAATTCACCTTTTTCTCTtttcaaacaaacattatatatCTTTCTAGAGGGACCCAACAAGATCTTTACAGAACCCATTTGTCCAATTCaatcaaaagtaaaaattcTATAATTAGAAGG is a window from the Daucus carota subsp. sativus chromosome 8, DH1 v3.0, whole genome shotgun sequence genome containing:
- the LOC108197746 gene encoding transmembrane emp24 domain-containing protein p24delta7, with the protein product MVCRSCMLVFVILGAYVAVSESLRFDLESGHSKCISEEIRVNSMTVGKYSIVNPNDNQPLPDSQKIIVRVSSEHGRSYHSADNVESGQFSFQAVESGDYVACFLAVEHKPATAMTVDFEWKSGIAAKDWTNVAKKGSVDAMELEVKKLLETVTSVHEEMFYLREREQEMQKLNTATNSSMSWLSLLSLVICLSVSGLQVWHLKSFFEKKKII